In Dyadobacter subterraneus, a single genomic region encodes these proteins:
- the msrB gene encoding peptide-methionine (R)-S-oxide reductase MsrB, giving the protein MRIKLVMLVCSVLAFWFQSSYAQITTPKSPVYSHTDTSKVTTSETEWKKILPAEVFQVARLKGTERPGTSKFETSKEIGTYYCAVCGNPLFKSDTKFDSGCGWPSFYEPISKTSIVYHTDKSLGMVRTEVTCGRCKSHLGHVFDDGPPPTGLRYCINGVVLDFEKAKTAEKSYAKKNKKEAKGGK; this is encoded by the coding sequence ATGAGAATTAAGTTAGTGATGCTAGTTTGCAGCGTATTGGCATTTTGGTTTCAAAGTTCATATGCTCAGATTACGACACCAAAAAGCCCGGTTTACTCTCATACCGACACCAGTAAGGTCACAACATCAGAAACGGAGTGGAAAAAGATTCTTCCGGCAGAAGTTTTTCAGGTGGCGAGATTGAAAGGAACAGAGCGTCCCGGCACGAGCAAATTTGAAACTTCAAAAGAGATAGGAACCTATTACTGTGCAGTTTGTGGTAATCCACTTTTCAAAAGTGATACTAAATTTGATAGCGGTTGCGGCTGGCCAAGTTTCTACGAACCTATCAGCAAAACTTCTATCGTTTATCATACCGACAAATCGTTAGGAATGGTTAGAACGGAAGTTACTTGCGGAAGATGTAAATCGCATTTAGGCCACGTTTTTGATGACGGACCGCCACCAACAGGCTTACGCTATTGTATCAATGGTGTCGTACTGGATTTTGAAAAAGCAAAAACGGCTGAAAAAAGTTACGCAAAGAAAAACAAGAAAGAAGCCAAGGGCGGAAAGTAA
- the bshB1 gene encoding bacillithiol biosynthesis deacetylase BshB1, whose protein sequence is MKLDILAITAHPDDVELGCAGTLLAQMALGKKVGIVDLTRGELGTRGTPEGRIQEAADAADVLGISVRDNVGIADGFFANDEAHQKAIIPFIRKYQPDIVITNAFDDRHPDHARGGKLVSDSCFYSGLRMIETFDSEGNKQEAWRPRLVFHIIQDRYIKPDFVVNITDFHDQKVQAIRAFKSQFFNPDYDENSNEPQSYISSPEFLNFIIARAQEMGHAIGVKYGEGFTTTRMLGVQDLSSFI, encoded by the coding sequence ATGAAACTTGATATTCTGGCCATTACGGCCCATCCTGATGATGTTGAACTAGGCTGCGCAGGTACTTTGCTTGCACAAATGGCATTAGGAAAAAAAGTTGGGATTGTTGATTTGACACGTGGAGAACTGGGAACAAGAGGAACACCGGAAGGCCGCATTCAGGAAGCTGCTGATGCGGCGGATGTTCTGGGAATTTCAGTTCGTGACAATGTTGGTATTGCTGACGGATTTTTTGCGAATGACGAAGCGCATCAAAAAGCGATCATTCCGTTTATCAGAAAATACCAACCGGATATTGTCATTACTAATGCTTTCGACGACCGCCATCCTGATCATGCACGTGGTGGAAAACTGGTTTCTGACAGTTGTTTTTATTCAGGACTGAGAATGATTGAAACATTTGACAGTGAAGGAAACAAGCAGGAAGCATGGAGACCTCGTCTGGTATTTCATATTATCCAGGATCGTTATATCAAACCGGATTTTGTTGTGAATATCACCGATTTTCATGATCAGAAAGTTCAAGCCATCAGAGCATTCAAGAGCCAGTTTTTCAATCCGGATTATGACGAAAACAGCAACGAACCACAAAGCTATATTTCATCACCCGAATTTTTAAATTTCATCATCGCCCGCGCCCAGGAAATGGGACATGCGATTGGCGTGAAGTATGGTGAAGGTTTTACGACAACCAGAATGTTGGGAGTGCAGGATTTATCGTCGTTTATTTAA
- a CDS encoding M23 family metallopeptidase, with the protein MREKLIVGLLMVVCLIPWNTQAQERGKFKKNPKINQAGSNANEGPTKVGTPQPEDEFQVETSTLKFQSQFEPVKPLNPVVSEDTSTIDEGETDVVEVVDSLLVGDEWVKSAEYYVIWDSRTINPYGLSPLDFDEPVDLTLYNPAINRMWSTPMTETKTTSNFAFRWGRWHNGTDLDLETGDTVRSTYDGMVRIVAFDGSGYGKFILVRHYNGLETLYGHLSKQLVESGQMVKAGEVIGLGGNTGRSSGSHLHYENRYEGNPFDARNIFDWDNKQIKSDHFLLTSSVWNHLRGGRATKSEFESGDAPVAYTRSILHKVRSGDTLSSIAGKYGVSISTIAKKNRISTRSTLRLGQKIRIK; encoded by the coding sequence ATGAGAGAAAAGCTTATTGTTGGTTTGCTAATGGTCGTGTGTCTGATCCCCTGGAACACGCAAGCGCAAGAGCGAGGAAAGTTCAAAAAAAATCCAAAAATCAATCAGGCCGGCAGTAATGCCAACGAAGGCCCAACCAAAGTAGGGACACCTCAACCCGAGGACGAATTTCAAGTCGAAACTTCCACTTTAAAATTCCAAAGCCAGTTCGAACCCGTAAAACCGCTAAATCCGGTTGTCAGTGAAGATACCTCCACGATTGACGAAGGAGAAACGGATGTTGTTGAAGTTGTAGATTCTCTTCTTGTTGGCGACGAATGGGTAAAATCTGCTGAATATTATGTAATCTGGGATTCGCGCACTATTAATCCTTATGGATTAAGTCCGTTGGATTTTGATGAACCTGTTGACCTTACTTTATACAATCCTGCTATCAACCGTATGTGGAGTACGCCCATGACGGAGACAAAAACAACTTCGAATTTCGCATTTCGCTGGGGCCGGTGGCACAACGGAACTGACCTTGACCTGGAAACGGGTGATACTGTAAGATCAACTTATGACGGTATGGTCCGCATTGTTGCTTTTGACGGAAGTGGTTATGGTAAATTTATTTTGGTTCGACATTATAATGGTCTTGAAACCTTGTACGGCCACCTTTCTAAACAGTTGGTAGAATCCGGACAAATGGTAAAAGCCGGCGAAGTGATTGGTTTGGGGGGAAATACAGGCCGCAGTTCAGGCTCACATTTACATTATGAAAACCGGTATGAGGGAAATCCTTTTGATGCCCGAAACATTTTTGACTGGGACAATAAACAAATCAAATCTGATCATTTTCTGTTAACCAGCAGTGTCTGGAATCACCTTCGTGGCGGACGGGCGACAAAAAGCGAATTTGAATCAGGTGATGCTCCCGTAGCTTACACCCGTTCAATTTTGCACAAAGTACGTTCCGGAGACACTTTATCATCCATTGCCGGAAAATATGGCGTTTCGATTTCAACCATCGCCAAAAAGAACAGGATCAGTACCCGTTCAACCTTACGTTTGGGACAAAAAATAAGAATTAAATAG
- the trxB gene encoding thioredoxin-disulfide reductase — protein MTSEKVDCLIIGSGPAGYTAAIYASRAGLNPVLYQGAQPGGQLTITTEVDNYPGYPDGITGPEMMVNFEKQARRFGADIRYGMATAVDFTTYPRKVIIDGKKEILADSVIISTGATAKWLGIEGEERLNGRGVSACAVCDGFFFRGQDVVVVGAGDTAAEEASYLAKLARKVYLVVRRDEMRASKIMQKRLETLPNIEILWNTETVSLNGEEGLESVLVKNNKTEEETLLDVTGFFVAIGHKPNTEIFKGYIDMDETGYIKTIKGSAHTNVQGVFACGDAQDNVYRQAITAAGTGCMAALDAERFLMEREVEVIADDILEIN, from the coding sequence ATGACATCTGAAAAAGTAGACTGCCTTATTATTGGTTCCGGTCCTGCCGGCTACACCGCTGCTATATATGCTTCAAGAGCTGGTTTAAATCCTGTTCTTTACCAGGGAGCCCAGCCTGGTGGTCAATTGACAATTACTACCGAAGTGGACAATTATCCGGGATATCCTGACGGAATCACAGGGCCTGAAATGATGGTCAATTTCGAAAAACAAGCAAGACGATTTGGTGCTGATATCCGTTACGGTATGGCCACAGCGGTTGACTTTACTACTTACCCTCGCAAAGTAATTATTGATGGTAAGAAAGAAATTCTTGCTGATTCAGTGATTATCTCCACTGGCGCTACTGCAAAATGGCTTGGCATCGAAGGTGAAGAAAGACTGAATGGCCGTGGGGTTTCTGCCTGTGCGGTTTGTGATGGTTTCTTTTTCCGTGGACAGGATGTTGTGGTTGTAGGCGCTGGTGATACTGCGGCTGAGGAAGCGAGTTATCTTGCCAAGTTAGCTCGTAAAGTATATCTGGTAGTTCGTCGTGATGAAATGCGTGCTTCTAAAATCATGCAGAAACGTTTGGAAACACTTCCAAATATTGAAATTCTTTGGAACACTGAAACCGTTTCTTTGAATGGAGAAGAAGGTTTGGAAAGTGTTTTGGTGAAAAATAATAAAACAGAAGAAGAAACACTTCTTGACGTAACCGGATTTTTCGTAGCGATTGGTCATAAACCAAATACTGAAATTTTCAAAGGTTATATTGATATGGACGAAACAGGTTATATCAAAACCATCAAAGGAAGTGCGCATACCAATGTTCAGGGTGTGTTTGCTTGTGGTGATGCTCAGGATAACGTTTACCGTCAGGCTATTACAGCCGCGGGAACTGGCTGTATGGCGGCACTGGACGCTGAACGATTCCTGATGGAACGTGAAGTGGAAGTGATCGCTGATGATATCCTTGAAATAAACTAA
- a CDS encoding OmpA family protein yields MRSLLLTLLFSGWFFSTNSHAQDAPLSRRGKENFDKAQKAWQTRQLNEAMVLFEKVEETDPNNSEIHLRLAQIYELQKKTELTRKHFARFVQLRPSDPQSSSAYQWLGSNLFKEEKYDSAAVYFEKALALSPPKSGLARLAKKSSASSRFAQMAMKNPMKVHKKSLGDTVNFLNSQFFPVMTADDETLIFTGLTENRDENIYVTHRIPGGWDVPEEISKAINTTNNEGTCSISADGRTLVLTACNRPDSYGGCDLYISHKQGNEWSTPQNVGENINSRNWESQPSLSADGRTLYFASDRRGGIGRSDIWFSVLKDKGQWSDPKNLGPVINTPDDENAPFIHANGRTLFYASNGLTGMGGFDIFLSEKADTTWTTPKNIGYPINTQADQVGLFISSNGKKGYYTDDSSEKSKGRSLLYTFDLPDSLQNLVTPTRYAKGKVFDKKTNKPLASSIELYDLKRQEKVAEFSSDTQTGNFLAVLNKGSEYAFYVSKSGYLFKSLTFSVTDSASSVNLDIPLEAIEKDRIEVLNNIFFNTGEFTLDDKSKVELNRMVEFLKNNKQISIEISGHTDDVGSEQTNLELSKKRAQSVLDYLKKSGVEPERLTAKGFGKTKPVAKNDSEENRQKNRRIEWRVL; encoded by the coding sequence ATGCGCAGCCTTCTTCTGACACTGCTTTTTTCAGGTTGGTTTTTTTCAACAAACAGTCACGCACAAGATGCGCCTTTGTCGCGTCGTGGCAAGGAAAATTTTGATAAAGCGCAAAAAGCATGGCAGACAAGGCAGCTGAATGAAGCAATGGTATTGTTTGAAAAAGTGGAAGAAACAGATCCAAACAATTCCGAAATTCATTTAAGACTGGCGCAGATATATGAACTGCAAAAGAAAACGGAACTTACCAGAAAACATTTCGCCCGATTTGTGCAACTCCGTCCATCGGATCCTCAATCTTCTTCCGCTTATCAATGGCTGGGAAGTAATTTATTTAAGGAGGAAAAATATGATTCTGCGGCCGTTTATTTTGAAAAAGCGCTGGCACTTTCTCCACCAAAATCAGGATTAGCGCGCCTGGCAAAGAAAAGTTCGGCTTCTTCAAGGTTCGCACAAATGGCGATGAAAAATCCAATGAAGGTGCATAAAAAATCATTGGGCGATACGGTCAATTTTCTCAATTCCCAATTTTTTCCTGTTATGACGGCGGATGATGAAACACTTATTTTTACCGGATTGACGGAAAATCGGGATGAAAATATCTATGTAACACACCGCATTCCCGGCGGCTGGGATGTACCGGAGGAAATTTCAAAAGCAATCAATACCACAAATAATGAAGGAACCTGCAGTATTTCAGCCGATGGAAGAACATTGGTTTTGACCGCCTGTAACCGTCCTGATAGTTATGGCGGCTGTGATTTGTACATTTCTCACAAACAGGGAAATGAGTGGAGTACGCCGCAAAATGTAGGTGAAAATATAAATTCGAGAAACTGGGAATCACAACCTTCCTTGTCTGCAGATGGCAGGACTCTTTATTTCGCATCAGACCGTCGGGGCGGAATTGGGCGATCGGATATCTGGTTTTCGGTTTTGAAGGATAAAGGTCAATGGTCTGATCCTAAAAATCTTGGTCCGGTAATCAATACGCCTGATGACGAAAATGCTCCTTTTATTCACGCTAACGGCCGTACGCTTTTTTACGCTTCTAATGGATTGACAGGTATGGGCGGATTTGATATATTTTTATCAGAAAAAGCTGATACCACCTGGACAACGCCGAAAAATATTGGTTATCCGATTAATACACAAGCAGATCAGGTTGGTTTGTTTATTTCCTCAAATGGGAAAAAAGGATATTATACCGACGATAGTTCTGAAAAATCCAAAGGCCGTTCCTTATTATATACTTTTGATTTACCAGATTCACTGCAAAATCTGGTCACCCCTACCCGCTATGCAAAAGGTAAGGTTTTTGATAAAAAAACAAACAAACCGCTGGCGTCGAGTATTGAATTGTATGATCTGAAAAGACAGGAAAAAGTAGCTGAATTTTCTTCTGATACGCAAACCGGTAATTTTCTCGCTGTATTAAATAAAGGAAGTGAATATGCTTTCTACGTTTCCAAAAGTGGTTATCTGTTCAAAAGTCTTACTTTTTCAGTTACGGATTCTGCTTCTTCGGTGAATCTGGATATTCCTTTGGAGGCGATTGAAAAAGACAGGATTGAAGTATTAAATAACATTTTCTTCAATACCGGTGAGTTTACGCTAGACGACAAATCGAAAGTGGAACTGAACCGGATGGTTGAATTTTTAAAAAACAACAAACAGATCAGCATAGAAATATCCGGACATACAGATGATGTTGGGAGCGAACAGACCAATCTGGAATTGTCTAAAAAAAGAGCACAATCCGTTCTGGATTATTTGAAAAAATCAGGCGTTGAACCCGAAAGACTTACCGCAAAAGGTTTTGGAAAAACAAAACCAGTGGCAAAAAATGACTCCGAAGAAAATCGCCAAAAGAACCGCCGGATTGAATGGAGGGTTTTATAA
- a CDS encoding 7-carboxy-7-deazaguanine synthase QueE gives MEAFYTLQGEGQHSGKAAYFIRLGGCEVGCHWCDVKESWDANAHPKQEISTIVEGALEYRGRLAVITGGEPLMYHLDALTGALQEAGFQTNIETSGVYPFTGHWNWVCFSPKKFKTPHPDIYENANELKAIIYNKSDFEFAEEHASKVNENCTLLLQPEWSKHEQMLPLIIDYIKDNPKWKMSLQTHKYMNIP, from the coding sequence ATGGAAGCCTTTTACACTTTGCAGGGAGAAGGCCAGCATAGTGGAAAAGCTGCCTATTTTATCCGTCTGGGCGGATGTGAAGTAGGTTGTCACTGGTGTGATGTGAAAGAATCCTGGGATGCCAATGCGCATCCGAAACAGGAAATAAGTACAATTGTTGAAGGTGCCCTGGAATACCGCGGCCGCCTGGCTGTCATTACTGGCGGAGAACCATTAATGTATCATCTTGATGCCCTTACCGGTGCTTTGCAAGAAGCTGGTTTCCAGACAAATATTGAAACTTCCGGTGTTTATCCGTTTACCGGACATTGGAACTGGGTTTGTTTTTCTCCAAAGAAATTTAAAACGCCACACCCGGATATTTATGAAAACGCGAACGAACTTAAAGCGATCATTTATAACAAGAGTGATTTTGAATTTGCAGAAGAACACGCTTCCAAAGTGAATGAAAACTGCACTTTACTTTTGCAGCCGGAATGGAGTAAACACGAACAGATGCTTCCTTTGATAATAGATTACATCAAAGACAATCCGAAGTGGAAAATGTCGTTACAAACTCATAAATATATGAATATTCCGTAA
- the mnmE gene encoding tRNA uridine-5-carboxymethylaminomethyl(34) synthesis GTPase MnmE produces the protein MISNTVQQQEAICALATPSGVGAIGVIRVSGQDSISIVNDIFKGKNLNLVESHTAHFGTIQSDTELIDEVLVTVFKNPKSFTKEDSVEISCHGSDYIIKQILKLLIKKGARIARPGEFTQRAFLNGQFDLVQAEAVADLIAADSEASHKTALNQLRGGFSKKLASLRTELIHFASLVELELDFGEEDVEFAERDDLRRLIQKLRQTIAPLIESFDFGNALKEGVPVAIIGSPNVGKSTLLNALLNEEKAIVTSVAGTTRDVIEDTMILEGLKFRFIDTAGIRETTDLVESIGIERSRGAMEKADIVIFLFDSEQTFQENKQVATELAVGKDLLWVFNKIDIEPETFNKLKSENPEIIGISAQTQEGLQTLTQVLVNRVYGQAATDTVVTNLRHYEHLLKTQDALNEVINGLDTGITGDFLAQDIRLSLHHLGEITGTIVTDDLLDNIFSKFCIGK, from the coding sequence ATGATAAGTAACACAGTACAACAGCAGGAAGCAATTTGCGCTTTGGCTACACCATCCGGCGTGGGCGCAATCGGCGTGATCCGCGTTTCAGGACAAGATTCTATTTCCATTGTCAACGATATATTTAAAGGTAAAAACCTGAATTTGGTTGAGAGCCATACCGCACATTTTGGAACAATCCAATCGGATACTGAATTGATTGATGAGGTTTTGGTAACTGTTTTCAAAAATCCAAAATCCTTTACCAAAGAAGATTCCGTTGAGATTTCCTGTCATGGTTCGGATTATATAATCAAACAGATTTTAAAACTTCTTATCAAAAAAGGAGCAAGAATCGCACGTCCGGGAGAATTTACGCAGCGCGCCTTTTTGAACGGACAGTTTGACTTGGTACAGGCTGAGGCAGTAGCGGATTTAATTGCAGCCGATTCAGAAGCCAGTCATAAAACTGCTTTAAATCAATTGAGAGGCGGTTTTTCAAAAAAATTGGCTTCGCTAAGAACTGAATTAATTCATTTTGCTTCCCTGGTTGAACTTGAACTGGATTTCGGCGAAGAAGATGTTGAGTTTGCAGAAAGGGACGATTTAAGAAGATTGATTCAGAAATTGCGCCAAACAATCGCTCCGTTAATTGAATCTTTTGATTTTGGAAATGCGCTGAAAGAAGGTGTTCCGGTAGCGATTATCGGTTCTCCAAATGTTGGAAAATCTACATTATTGAATGCGCTTTTGAATGAAGAAAAAGCCATCGTAACCAGTGTCGCAGGAACAACCCGTGATGTGATTGAGGACACGATGATTCTGGAAGGATTGAAATTCAGATTCATCGACACCGCCGGAATTCGTGAAACTACGGATCTGGTTGAATCGATAGGAATCGAACGTTCGCGCGGAGCGATGGAAAAAGCGGATATTGTAATTTTTCTGTTTGACAGCGAACAGACATTTCAAGAAAACAAGCAAGTTGCTACTGAACTTGCTGTTGGAAAAGATCTGCTATGGGTTTTTAACAAAATTGATATTGAACCTGAAACTTTCAATAAGTTAAAATCTGAAAATCCGGAAATTATCGGCATTTCCGCTCAAACCCAGGAAGGTTTACAGACATTAACGCAGGTTTTGGTAAATCGCGTTTATGGGCAGGCGGCTACGGATACGGTTGTGACTAATCTTCGTCATTACGAGCATCTATTAAAAACGCAGGATGCTTTGAATGAAGTTATCAATGGTTTGGATACTGGGATTACAGGTGATTTCCTGGCGCAGGATATCAGGTTGTCGCTGCATCATTTGGGGGAAATTACGGGGACTATTGTTACGGATGATTTGTTGGATAATATTTTTTCGAAGTTTTGTATCGGAAAGTAG
- a CDS encoding helix-turn-helix domain-containing protein, with the protein MRTKILESDKKTQALRDEPKNLVLNKEFLTVKDSAFVLGCSTKAIHLMIRSGRLNAVNLSQRKTGILRSEIQKLFVLPELAVKPVKKVELIEEPLTKANCYTVEQITTLFGVSRDSVYSMVNRRRIPKFQEGKEIYISKKHIEKAYRLSKGAGK; encoded by the coding sequence ATGAGAACTAAGATTCTGGAAAGTGACAAAAAGACTCAGGCGCTGAGGGACGAACCTAAGAATTTGGTTCTCAATAAAGAATTCCTAACAGTTAAAGATTCTGCCTTCGTTTTAGGTTGCTCGACAAAGGCAATACATCTAATGATTAGATCCGGCAGGTTAAACGCAGTCAATCTTAGTCAAAGAAAGACTGGGATTTTACGGAGTGAAATTCAGAAGCTTTTCGTTTTACCAGAATTAGCCGTTAAGCCCGTAAAAAAAGTTGAATTAATTGAAGAACCCCTTACAAAGGCAAATTGCTACACGGTTGAACAGATTACCACCTTGTTTGGTGTGTCTCGGGACTCAGTGTATAGCATGGTTAATAGGAGGCGGATTCCCAAATTTCAGGAAGGGAAAGAGATTTATATTTCCAAAAAGCACATTGAGAAAGCATATCGTTTATCAAAAGGAGCAGGAAAATGA
- a CDS encoding site-specific integrase produces MSKVTLRRKVIGKGRSSLFLDMYPPVVHPDTGILTRKHYLKIYIYNKPKTELERAHNRETIELAETIRARRQLEVQNRRFDFLSSRMLNGDFVSFFEDQRAKRKTGNAENWRMSVNYFKSFAGEKLLFPHINETFCEEYADYLLSAPGIGRRGRKISKNTAVSYFAKFRATLKEAYRKGFLASNLGEIVESISPKDTHREFLFLDELQNLTDAPCKSEVVRKASLFSALTGLRFSDIHSLEWKELRGSIGNYFIQFSTDKTGSAEFLPISDQAYGLLGEKGDGKVFKGLKYHNVDNILPDWLKTAGIDKHITFHCFRHTFATLQLVLGTDIVTVSKLLGHRDIKTTMIYVKIVDKLKRDASHRIKLDFGKNWLSVA; encoded by the coding sequence ATGAGTAAAGTAACTTTAAGAAGAAAGGTAATTGGGAAGGGAAGAAGTTCATTATTTCTTGATATGTACCCGCCTGTGGTACATCCTGACACAGGAATTTTGACCCGGAAGCATTATTTGAAAATTTACATTTATAATAAGCCTAAGACCGAGCTTGAAAGAGCACATAACAGGGAAACAATCGAATTGGCTGAAACCATCCGTGCTAGAAGGCAGCTGGAAGTTCAAAACCGGCGGTTTGATTTTTTATCGAGCAGGATGCTCAATGGCGATTTTGTTAGTTTTTTTGAAGATCAAAGGGCCAAGCGAAAAACGGGGAATGCTGAGAACTGGCGAATGTCAGTGAATTATTTTAAGAGTTTTGCTGGTGAGAAACTTCTTTTCCCGCATATAAACGAAACCTTTTGTGAAGAATATGCTGATTATCTTTTGTCGGCTCCAGGCATTGGCCGGAGAGGAAGAAAGATTTCCAAAAACACGGCCGTAAGTTATTTCGCAAAATTCAGGGCCACGCTTAAAGAAGCATATAGAAAAGGCTTCTTAGCAAGCAATCTGGGTGAAATCGTCGAGAGCATCTCTCCCAAAGATACACACCGTGAGTTCTTGTTCCTTGACGAATTGCAAAATCTTACAGACGCCCCGTGTAAATCTGAGGTAGTTAGGAAAGCGTCCCTTTTTTCCGCTCTGACCGGATTGAGGTTCTCAGATATTCATTCGCTTGAATGGAAGGAATTAAGAGGTTCGATAGGAAATTACTTTATTCAATTTTCAACCGATAAAACAGGAAGTGCTGAGTTTTTACCGATTTCAGATCAAGCTTATGGATTGCTTGGTGAAAAGGGAGATGGCAAAGTTTTTAAAGGGTTGAAGTATCACAATGTAGACAATATACTTCCGGATTGGCTTAAGACAGCAGGGATAGATAAACATATCACATTCCATTGTTTTAGACACACATTTGCTACACTTCAGTTAGTTCTGGGGACAGACATTGTGACGGTCTCTAAATTACTGGGACATCGTGATATCAAAACAACGATGATCTATGTGAAAATTGTTGACAAACTCAAAAGAGATGCGTCACACAGAATCAAGCTGGATTTTGGAAAGAATTGGCTATCGGTAGCTTAA
- the rhuM gene encoding RhuM family protein, translating to MQNQIEIYRSSDGQTQIEVNFGEETVWLNRNQLADLFGRDVKTIGKHVNNVFLEAELEKCAVVANIATTAADGKVYQVDHYNLDVIISVGYRVKSQQGTQFRQWATQRLKDYLVQGYAINEKRLNQKQQEVQTLKDGIRILSRAIVTKIGDADLTLLDQFAKGLELLDDYDHEKLDSKGITTRQAQFPDLSDYRNIIESMRRDFDSDIFGREKDDSFQSSVAQISKGFGDIDFYPSIEEKAATLLYLIIKNHSFVDGNKRIAAACFLLFLENNNILKTKSGLMIISNEALASLTLFAAASKPEEMGTVKKLIISVLNRNR from the coding sequence ATGCAAAATCAAATAGAAATATATCGTAGCAGTGATGGCCAGACTCAAATTGAGGTAAATTTTGGAGAAGAAACCGTATGGCTCAATAGGAATCAATTGGCTGACCTTTTTGGTCGTGATGTGAAAACAATAGGTAAGCATGTAAACAATGTATTTCTTGAAGCAGAATTAGAGAAGTGTGCAGTTGTCGCAAATATTGCGACAACTGCAGCAGACGGTAAGGTTTACCAGGTAGATCACTATAATCTTGATGTAATAATATCAGTTGGCTACCGGGTTAAATCACAGCAAGGAACTCAATTCCGGCAGTGGGCCACACAGCGTTTAAAAGATTATCTGGTTCAGGGGTATGCCATTAACGAGAAACGCTTGAATCAAAAGCAACAAGAAGTACAGACCCTGAAGGATGGAATTCGGATACTAAGCCGGGCAATTGTAACAAAAATAGGCGATGCCGATCTAACATTGCTCGACCAATTCGCCAAAGGTCTTGAATTACTAGACGATTACGATCATGAAAAATTGGATTCAAAGGGTATTACAACACGCCAGGCACAGTTTCCGGATTTATCGGATTACCGAAATATCATCGAGAGTATGAGAAGAGATTTCGACTCAGATATTTTTGGCAGGGAAAAGGATGATAGCTTTCAGAGCTCCGTTGCACAAATCAGTAAAGGATTTGGCGATATCGACTTCTATCCCTCAATTGAAGAAAAAGCAGCTACATTACTCTATCTGATTATTAAGAACCATTCATTTGTTGATGGGAATAAGCGAATTGCTGCTGCCTGCTTTTTACTTTTTTTAGAAAATAACAATATTTTAAAAACAAAATCTGGACTTATGATCATAAGTAATGAAGCACTGGCAAGTCTGACTCTTTTTGCTGCGGCAAGTAAACCAGAGGAAATGGGCACAGTTAAAAAGCTAATTATAAGTGTTTTAAACAGGAATCGTTAG
- a CDS encoding DUF1579 family protein, whose translation MVIFVLLLSITTTFAQLPSNANKQGNTKNENDIMTRMLDYSGPSENHAILDQLAGKWNFMDPKRSFIKGTLSRKPIYDGRFYIVEITGGKLPLPVGNGKMKDGNYQNLQIEGYDNPKAKFVTTSVNNHIGSDIEMQIGSFNKEKNTFTYEWETELVPGLKKTNTRILRIVDKQHYIEEYFEMQDGRQVKIRELDYARSPE comes from the coding sequence GTGGTAATCTTTGTTTTACTACTTTCAATAACGACGACTTTCGCCCAATTACCTTCCAATGCAAATAAACAGGGTAATACCAAAAACGAAAATGATATCATGACGCGGATGCTTGATTACTCTGGGCCTAGTGAAAACCACGCGATTCTGGATCAGCTAGCAGGCAAGTGGAATTTTATGGATCCAAAACGCTCGTTTATAAAAGGTACACTCAGCAGGAAACCCATCTATGACGGTCGTTTTTATATCGTTGAAATCACAGGCGGTAAGTTACCGCTTCCGGTTGGTAACGGAAAAATGAAAGATGGCAATTATCAAAACTTGCAAATCGAAGGTTACGATAATCCAAAAGCAAAGTTTGTTACAACTTCAGTTAATAATCACATTGGCAGCGATATTGAAATGCAAATCGGATCTTTTAATAAAGAAAAAAATACTTTTACATATGAATGGGAAACTGAGCTGGTTCCTGGATTAAAGAAAACCAACACACGGATATTACGGATTGTTGACAAGCAGCACTATATAGAAGAATATTTCGAAATGCAAGACGGCCGTCAAGTCAAGATTAGAGAATTAGATTATGCCAGGTCACCAGAGTAA